The following proteins are co-located in the Neofelis nebulosa isolate mNeoNeb1 chromosome 18, mNeoNeb1.pri, whole genome shotgun sequence genome:
- the CDIPT gene encoding CDP-diacylglycerol--inositol 3-phosphatidyltransferase isoform X2, whose protein sequence is MLDMLTDRCSTMCLLVNLALLYPRATLLFQLSMSLDVASHWLHLHSSVVRGSESHKMIDLSGNPVLRIYYTSRPALFTLCAGNELFYCLLYLFNFSEGPLVGSVGLFRVGLWVTAPIAVLKSLISVVHLITAARNMAALDAADRARKK, encoded by the exons ATGCTGGACATGCTGACGGACCGCTGCTCCACCATGTGTCTGCTGGTCAACCTGGCCCTGCTGTACCCACGGGCCACCCTTCTCTTCCAGCTCAGCATGAGCTTGGATGTGGCCAGCCACTGGCTGCACCTCCACAG TTCTGTGGTCCGAGGCAGTGAGAGTCACAAGATGATCGACCTGTCTGGAAATCCCGTGCTTCGCATCTACTACACCTCCAGG CCCGCTCTGTTTACCCTGTGTGCTGGAAACGAGCTCTTCTACTGTCTCCTCTACCTGTTCAATTTCTCCGAGGGACCTTTAG TTGGCTCTGTGGGTCTTTTCCGAGTGGGCCTCTGGGTCACCGCCCCTATCGCGGTGCTCAAGTCTCTCATCAGTGTCGTCCACCTGATCACAGCCGCCCGCAACATGGCTGCCCTGGACGCCGCGGACCGTGCCAGGAAGAAGTGA
- the MVP gene encoding major vault protein, with amino-acid sequence MATEESIIRIPPYHYIHVLDQNSNVSRVEVGPKTYIRQDNERVLFAPMRMVTVPPRHYCTVANPVSRDPQGLVLFDVTGQVRLRHADLEIRLAQDPFPLYPGEVLEKDITPLQVVMPNTALHLKALLDFEDKNGEKVVAGDEWLFEGPGTYIPQKEVEVLEIIQATVIRQNQALRLRARKECWDRDGKERVTGEEWLVRSVGAYLPGVFEEVLDLVDAVILTEKTALHLRARQNFRDLRGVTRRTGEEWLVTVQDTEAHVPDVYEEVLGVVPITTLGPHNYCVILDPVGPDGKNQLGQKRVVKGEKSFFLQPGERLERGIQDIYVLSEQQGLLLRALQPLEEGEEEEKVSHQAGDNWLIRGPLEYVPSAKVEVVEERQAIPLDENEGIYVQDIKTGRVRAVIGSTYMLTQDEVLWEKELPPGVEDLLNKGQDPLADRGVKEMPKTPQPSPLRNKTRVVSYRVPHNAAVQVYDYREKRARVVFGPELVSLGPEEQFTVLSLSAGRPKRPHARRALCLLLGPDFFTDVITIETADHARLQLQLAYNWHFELRDRKDPQETAKLFSVPDFVGDACKAIASRVRGAVASVTFDDFHKNSARIIRTAVFGFETPETKGLDGRALPQPRDRAVFPQNGLVVSSVDVQSVEPVDQRTRDALQRSVQLAIEITTNSQEAAAKHEAQRLEQEARGRLERQKILDQSEAEKARRELLELEALSTAVESTGTAKAEAESRAEALRIEGEGSVLQAKLKAEALAIETEAELQRVRKVRELELVYARAQLELEVSKAQQLAEVEVKKFKQMTEALGPSTIRDLAVAGPEMQVKLLQSLGLKSTLITDGSTPINLFNTALGLLGLGSEAQPPTKKAACMPSPQEGLLLRSPPAPQSLGDNHVVP; translated from the exons ATGGCAACCGAAGAGTCCATCATCCGCATCCCCCCATACCACTACATCCATGTGCTGGACCAGAACAGCAACGTGTCCCGCGTGGAGGTCGGGCCAAAGACTTACATCCGGCAGGACAATGAGAG GGTCCTGTTTGCCCCCATGCGCATGGTGACTGTCCCCCCACGCCACTACTGCACAGTGGCCAACCCGGTGTCCCGGGATCCCCAGGGCTTGGTGCTGTTCGACGTCACAGGGCAAGTACGGCTCCGCCACGCTGACCTAGAGATCCGGCTGGCCCAGGACCCCTTCCCCCTGTACCCAGGGGAGGTGCTGGAAAAG GACATCACTCCACTGCAGGTGGTTATGCCCAACACTGCCCTCCATCTTAAGGCGTTGCTGGATTTTGAGGATAAGAATGGAGAGAAGGTGGTGGCCGGAGATGAGTGGCTATTTGAAGGACCTG gcacaTATATCCCCCAGAAGGAGGTGGAGGTCCTGGAGATTATCCAGGCCACAGTCATCAGGCAGAACCAGGCCCTGCGGCTGAGGGCCCGCAAGGAGTGCTGGGACCGGGACGGCAAGGAGAGGGTGACAG GGGAAGAATGGCTGGTGCGTTCCGTGGGGGCATATCTCCCGGGAGTGTTTGAGGAGGTTCTGGATTTGGTGGACGCCGTGATCCTCACAGAAAAG ACGGCCCTGCACCTCCGGGCTCGGCAGAACTTCCGAGACTTGAGAGGAGTGACCCGTCGCACGGGGGAGGAGTGGCTGGTGACCGTGCAGGACACGGAGGCCCATGTGCCAGATGTCTACGAGGAGGTGCTGGGGGTCGTGCCCATCACCACCTTGGGCCCCCACAACTACTGTGTGATTCTCGACCCAGTGGGCCCGGATGGCAAGAACCAGCTGGGGCAGAAGCGTGTGGTCAAG GGCGAGAAGTCTTTTTTCCTCCAGCCTGGAGAGAGGCTGGAGCGAGGCATCCAGGATATATATGTGCTGTCAGAGCAGCAGGGGCTGCTGCTGAGGGCCCTGCAAcccctggaggagggagaagaggaggagaaggtctCCCACCAGGCTGGGGACAACTGGCTCATCCGCGGGCCCCTGGAGTACGTGCCCTCTGCCAAGGTAGAGGTGGTAGAAGAACGTCAGGCCATCCCTCTGGACGAGAATGAGGGCATCTACGTGCAGGATATCAAGACTGGAAGG GTACGAGCTGTGATTGGAAGCACATACATGCTGACCCAGGACGAAGTCCTGTGGGAGAAAGAGCTACCTCCTGGGGTGGAGGATCTGCTGAACAAGGGGCAGGACCCACTGGCAGACAGGGGTGTGAAGGAGATGCCCAAgaccccccagccctcccctctccgCAACAAGACCCGCGTGGTCAGCTACCGGGTCCCTCACAACGCTGCTGTGCAGGTGTATGACTACAGAGAGAAGAGAGCTCG TGTGGTCTTTGGGCCCGAGCTGGTGTCGCTGGGTCCGGAGGAGCAGTTCACTGTGTTGTCCCTTTCGGCCGGGAGGCCCAAGCGTCCCCACGCCCGCCGCGCTCTCTGCCTGCTGCTTGGGCCTGACTTCTTCACAGACGTCATCACCATCGAAACAGCAGACCATGCCAGGCTGCAGCTGCAGCTCGCCTACAactg GCACTTTGAGCTGAGGGACCGGAAGGACCCACAGGAGACAGCCAAGCTCTTCTCAGTGCCTGACTTCGTGGGTGACGCCTGCAAGGCCATCGCGTCCCGGGTGCGGGGGGCCGTGGCCTCCGTCACCTTCGATGACTTCCATAAGAATTCTGCCCGCATTATTCGCACTGCTGTCTTTGGCTTTGAGACCCCAGAAACCAAGGGGCTTGACGGCAGGGCTCTGCCCCAGCCCCGGGACCGGGCCGTCTTCCCCCAAAACGGGTTGGTGGTCAGCAGCGTGGACGTGCAGTCAGTGGAGCCCGTGGACCAGAGGACCCGGGACGCCTTACAGCGCAGCGTCCAACTGGCCATTGAGATCACCACCAACTCCCAGGAGGCAGCTGCCAA GCACGAGGCTCAGAGACTTGAGCAAGAAGCCCGCGGCCGGCTTGAGAGGCAGAAGATCTTGGACCAATCCGAAGCTGAAAAGGCTCGCCGCGAACTCTTGGAGCTGGAGGCTCTGAG CACTGCCGTGGAGAGCACGGGGACCGCCAAGGCGGAGGCCGAGTCCCGCGCTGAGGCCCTGCGCATCGAGGGAGAAGGCTCCGTGCTACAGGCCAAGTTGAAAGCCGAAGCCTTGGCCATTGAGACG gaGGCTGAGCTCCAGCGGGTACGGAAAGTGCGAGAACTAGAACTGGTCTATGCCCGGGCCCAGCTGGAGCTGGAGGTGAGCAAGGCCCAGCAGCTGGCGGAGGTGGAGGTGAAGAAGTTCAAGCAGATGACGGAGGCCTTGGGCCCCAGCACCATCAGGGACCTTGCTGTGGCTGGGCCAGAGATGCAg GTGAAACTGCTCCAGAGCCTGGGCCTGAAATCAACGCTCATCACCGATGgttccacccccatcaacctctTCAACACAGCCTTGGGTCTCCTGGGGCTGGGGTCGGAGGCCCAGCCCCCAACCAAAAAGGCAGCCTGCATGCCCAGCCCCCAGGAGGGCTTGCTTCTCCggtcccctcctgcccctcagtCTCTTGGAGACAACCATGTTGTTCCTTAG
- the LOC131500852 gene encoding putative protein T-ENOL, whose protein sequence is MASTPTRNEEEKGSRMSQAATSLGGGPVSMGVSLSRSEEFLTQISTELTDEALFTTGYGTNPVPTKEKQTQDRGTQISKHVFFKTRGTDTRSDRNRTRTKTHLLPSPRDKNVHQSSSFTSH, encoded by the exons ATGGCGTCCACACCTACCAGGAATGAGGAGGAAAAGGGCAGCAGGATGTCCCAAGCTGCAACCTCCTTGGGTGGAGGTCCAGTGAGCATGGGG GTTTCATTATCCCGTTCTGAGGAATTCCTGACCCAGATCAGCACAGAACTTACTGATGAGGCCTTGTTTACCACTGGCTACGGCACGAACCCTGTGCCCACCAAGGAAAAACAGACCCAAGACCGAGGGACTCAGATATCCAAACACG TGTTCTTCAAGACCCGAGGCACCGACACCCG TTCTGACAGAAACCGTACCCGCACCAAGACCCACCTCCTGCCATCCCCTCGTGACAAG
- the CDIPT gene encoding CDP-diacylglycerol--inositol 3-phosphatidyltransferase isoform X1: MPGENIFLFVPNLIGYARIVFAIVSFYFMPCCPLTASSFYLLSGLLDAFDGHAARALNQGTRFGAMLDMLTDRCSTMCLLVNLALLYPRATLLFQLSMSLDVASHWLHLHSSVVRGSESHKMIDLSGNPVLRIYYTSRPALFTLCAGNELFYCLLYLFNFSEGPLVGSVGLFRVGLWVTAPIAVLKSLISVVHLITAARNMAALDAADRARKK, translated from the exons ATGCCAGGCGAAAATATCTTCCTGTTTGTGCCTAACCTCATCG GTTATGCCCGGATTGTCTTTGCCATCGTTTCTTTCTACTTCATGCCCTGTTGCCCCCTCACGGCCTCCTCCTTCTACTTGCTCAGCGGACTTCTGGACGCTTTCGATGGACACGCTGCTCGAGCCCTTAATCAAG GGACCCGGTTTGGGGCCATGCTGGACATGCTGACGGACCGCTGCTCCACCATGTGTCTGCTGGTCAACCTGGCCCTGCTGTACCCACGGGCCACCCTTCTCTTCCAGCTCAGCATGAGCTTGGATGTGGCCAGCCACTGGCTGCACCTCCACAG TTCTGTGGTCCGAGGCAGTGAGAGTCACAAGATGATCGACCTGTCTGGAAATCCCGTGCTTCGCATCTACTACACCTCCAGG CCCGCTCTGTTTACCCTGTGTGCTGGAAACGAGCTCTTCTACTGTCTCCTCTACCTGTTCAATTTCTCCGAGGGACCTTTAG TTGGCTCTGTGGGTCTTTTCCGAGTGGGCCTCTGGGTCACCGCCCCTATCGCGGTGCTCAAGTCTCTCATCAGTGTCGTCCACCTGATCACAGCCGCCCGCAACATGGCTGCCCTGGACGCCGCGGACCGTGCCAGGAAGAAGTGA